The proteins below come from a single Panicum hallii strain FIL2 chromosome 7, PHallii_v3.1, whole genome shotgun sequence genomic window:
- the LOC112901163 gene encoding cyclin-P2-1-like — MASSELSSDAFAFPCRDDGSAAALSPEVVITVLASILERHIARNERALAAGSDREAAPGGDSGEATAAAATLRRVRAFDSGTELDMSLRAFLERFSRYANVSPQVYVVAYAYLDRLRRGDAGVRVVRANAQRLLTAAILVASKFVEDRNYKNSYFAAVGGLAAAELSALELDFLFLMQFRLNVCTSVFQSYCRHLEREVSHGGGYRVERRLEKALVCAGEARAQQAQHRRAAAAL, encoded by the coding sequence ATGGCGTCGAGTGAGCTGTCGTCGGACGCGTTCGCCTTCCCGTGCCGCGACGacggctcggcggcggcgctgtcgccGGAGGTCGTGATCACGGTGCTCGCGTCCATCCTGGAGCGGCACATCGCCCGCAACGAGCGGGCCTTGGCTGCCGGGAGCGACCGCGAGGCGGCACCAGGAGGCGACAGCGgcgaggcgacggcggcggcggcgacgctgcGGCGGGTGCGGGCGTTCGATAGCGGCACGGAGCTGGACATGAGCCTGCGCGCGTTCCTGGAGCGCTTCTCCCGGTACGCGAACGTCTCGCCGCAGGTGTACGTGGTGGCGTACGCGTACCTGGACCGGCTCCGGCGCGGGGACGCCGGCGTCCGCGTCGTGCGCGCCAACGCGCAGCGCCTGCTCACCGCGGCCATCCTCGTGGCGTCCAAGTTCGTGGAGGACCGCAACTACAAGAACTCCTACTTCGCGGCGGTCGGCGGGCTGGCCGCGGCGGAGCTGAGCGCGCTGGAGCTGGACTTCCTGTTCCTGATGCAGTTCCGGCTCAACGTGTGCACGAGCGTGTTCCAGAGCTACTGCCGCCACCTGGAGCGGGAGGTGAGCCACGGCGGCGGGTACCGGGTGGAGCGGCGGCTCGAGAAGGCGCTCGTCTGCGCCGGAGAGGCGCGGGCGCAGCAGGCGCAgcaccggcgggcggcggcggctttgtAA
- the LOC112900796 gene encoding zinc finger protein ZAT4-like has product MPPSPSPPRLPGQPPEFKHFCRVCNKGFTCGSALGGHMRAHGASDVDGFGADDDSLGDEASAARCRGSDDQWDAVGTSSSATHAYALRANPNRLIRSCQVCKNCGKEFTSWELFLQHGKCNSEDEADEVGGGSGSLRSSSPPSDADGEEDPAVAAAWSKGKRSRRVKLMIGGEDHSSMASSRQETSGEEEDLANCLVMLSSSNVGQTTVVHTDKQERRASTAKEGDGSGPALQLQPISFFVPPPEPIVALPSAVAPPPQYITPSSRNVFECKACKKVFTSHQALGGHRASHKKVKGCFAAKFESNASEPTRHSALGDSNNITGKGAIVDEVNTGVNTEAKTSIYAATSDLDTKARTSEVAASLSMSLAPVGHNSPVAALTVAAPCKKNSKMHECSVCHRLFTSGQALGGHKRCHWLTSSTADPCNSVANMIPPLTEDIIGVVRHQLTLRQMVDAPEPALDLTIAANPAALAASVARPEAGSSSFHLEPLAPVHLQPLAVAVPSTGSHRKKTTATSSHHGADKVAEDDEADSTTAKRAKLSDLKDVVSMDGEPTGPWLQVGIGSSSAGGDDKSRESAIN; this is encoded by the coding sequence ATGCCGCCGTCCCCGTCACCGCCGCGGCTGCCGGGGCAGCCACCGGAGTTCAAGCACTTCTGCCGGGTATGCAACAAGGGGTTCACGTGCGGCAGCGCGCTCGGCGGGCACATGCGAGCCCACGGCGCCAGCGACGTCGACGGGTTCGGCGCCGACGACGACTCGCTCGGCGACGAGGCGTCCGCCGCGCGGTGCCGCGGCTCGGATGATCAGTGGGACGCGGTGGGGACATCGTCGTCGGCGACGCACGCGTACGCGCTCCGGGCGAACCCGAACCGGCTGATCAGGAGCTGCCAGGTGTGCAAGAACTGCGGGAAGGAATTCACGTCGTGGGAGCTTTTTCTTCAGCATGGCAAGTGCAACTCCGAGGACGAGGCGGACGAGGTGGGGGGTGGGTCCGGCTCGCTGCGCTCGTCGTCGCCCCCGTCCGACGCCGATGGCGAGGAGGatccggcggtggcggccgcgTGGTCAAAAGGGAAGCGTTCGCGCCGCGTCAAGCTGATGATCGGGGGAGAGGACCATTCATCCATGGCGTCGTCTCGACAGGAAACGtcaggagaggaggaggacctTGCCAATTGCCTTGTCATGCTCTCCTCATCGAACGTTGGCCAGACAACAGTTGTCCACACCGACAAGCAGGAGCGGCGCGCATCGACTGCTAAGGAAGGTGACGGATCAGGACCGGCATTGCAATTGCAGCCGATCTCCTTTTTCGTCCCACCACCGGAGCCGATTGTGGCATTGCCCTCAGCAGTGGCGCCGCCGCCACAATACATCACGCCCTCATCACGCAACGTATTCGAGTGCAAGGCCTGCAAGAAGGTGTTCACCTCGCACCAAGCTCTCGGCGGGCACCGAGCCAGCCATAAGAAAGTAAAAGGTTGTTTCGCGGCCAAGTTCGAAAGCAATGCCAGTGAGCCAACACGCCACTCAGCCCTAGGTGATTCCAACAATATCACCGGCAAGGGTGCGATCGTGGATGAAGTCAATACAGGCGTGAACACGGAGGCTAAGACAAGTATTTATGCTGCTACTAGTGATCTTGACACCAAGGCAAGGACAAGTGAGGTAGCAGCATCACTATCAATGTCGCTCGCGCCCGTTGGACACAACTCACCGGTCGCTGCGCTCACCGTCGCAGCACCATGTAAGAAGAACTCCAAGATGCACGAGTGCTCTGTGTGCCACCGCTTGTTCACCTCCGGGCAGGCACTCGGAGGTCACAAGCGATGCCACTGGCTGACCTCGAGCACGGCGGACCCCTGCAACTCGGTGGCTAACATGATCCCACCTCTAACTGAAGACATCATCGGTGTAGTCAGGCACCAGCTTACCCTCCGACAAATGGTGGACGCGCCGGAGCCGGCGCTCGACCTCACCATCGCAGCGAACCCAGCAGCACTAGCAGCTTCCGTGGCGCGACCCGAGGCCGGAAGCAGCTCTTTCCATCTTGAACCTCTAGCACCGGTACATTTACAGCCACTGGCCGTCGCGGTACCTAGTACTGGAAGCCACCGAAAAAAGACTACAGCGACAAGCAGCCACCACGGCGCCGACAAGGTCGCGGAGGACGACGAGGCGGACAGCACCACAGCCAAGAGAGCTAAGCTCAGCGATCTCAAGGATGTGGTGAGCATGGACGGGGAGCCCACGGGGCCATGGCTTCAGGTTGGCATTGGCTCCTCATCGGCCGGAGGGGATGACAAGAGCCGGGAGTCAGCTATTAATTAA
- the LOC112901177 gene encoding zinc finger protein ZAT1-like yields MAKNTCKLCSRRFASPRALAGHMRAHSIAAAKSQISSASSASTSLAVGGGGGFDDDTDAKKPGPIQGHVLREKPKRRARLAASDFSDRESETTDYYSPDAKRSPGGSGDAEPVSSVSDGDTPVEDVALSLMMLSRDSWPAPPPPAYYSAYRADSDDEGGARPAAAAQKRTRYECPACKKVFRSYQALGGHRASNVRGGRGGCCAPPLSTPPPPAPLQPLLECDDGGEEDPSKAQPHECPYCFRVFPSGQALGGHKRSHLCSAAAADPSIAMKSLGFIDLNLPAPFDDVEHSAVSDPFLSSKPAGS; encoded by the coding sequence ATGGCCAAGAACACATGCAAGCTCTGCTCCCGCCGCTTCGCCAGCCCCCGCGCCCTCGCCGGGCACATGCGCGCccactccatcgccgccgccaagTCGCAGATCTCCTCGGCGTCGTCGGCCTCGACCTCCCTcgcggtcggcggcggcggcggtttcGACGACGACACCGACGCCAAGAAGCCCGGCCCCATCCAGGGGCACGTGCTGCGGGAGAAGCCCAAGCGCCGCGCCCGCCTCGCCGCGTCCGACTTCTCGGATCGCGAGAGCGAGACGACGGACTACTACTCGCCCGACGCCAAGCGCTCGCCCGGCGGATCGGGGGACGCCGAGCCGGTGAGCTCGGTCTCCGACGGGGACACCCCGGTGGAGGACGTCGCGCTGTCCCTGATGATGCTCTCCCGCGACTcctggcccgcgccgccgccgccggcgtacTACTCCGCCTACCGCGCCGACTCCGACGACGAGGGCGGCGCCCGCCCGGCTGCCGCGGCGCAGAAGCGGACGCGGTACGAGTGCCCCGCGTGCAAGAAGGTGTTCCGATCGTACCAGGCCCTGGGGGGGCACCGCGCCAGCAACGTgcgcggcggcaggggcggctgCTGCGCGCCCCCGCTCAGCACCCCTCCGCCTCCCGCCCCGCTGCAGCCATTGCTGGAATGCGACGACGGCGGGGAGGAGGACCCGTCGAAGGCGCAGCCGCACGAGTGCCCCTACTGCTTCCGCGTGTTCCCGTCCGGGCAAGCTCTGGGCGGCCACAAGCGGTCCCACCTCtgctcggccgccgccgccgacccctCGATCGCGATGAAGAGCCTGGGCTTCATTGATCTGAACCTCCCCGCGCCCTTCGACGACGTGGAGCACTCCGCCGTGTCAGATCCCTTCCTCTCGTCGAAGCCAGCGGGTTCCTGA
- the LOC112900797 gene encoding putative cyclin-dependent kinase F-2: RLGEGAFGTVVKARHRDTDRIVVIKRLGAAHGGPGAALREARFLEEACGGGANPFVVGFHGVVRAPGTLDLCLVMDCVGPSLHDVLRQLPRRAPPLPEATVRAAMWQLLTAAKQMHASRIVHRDVKPQNILVGEGRSVVKICDFGLAMSADERPPYQPAGTLWYMAPEMLLEKPDYDTQVDIWSLGCVMAELISNGRPLFQGFHGQGQLSAIFEVLGAPDDSTWPWFSSTAFATAVMPQLDVQRENHLRELFPETKLSKEGFEVLSGLLTCNPDKRLTAAAALEHPWFAKIDALALPNKVVVVSRLPKRRRIHHIHAVCVT, translated from the coding sequence CGCCTCGGCGAGGGGGCCTTCGGCACGGTCGTCAAGGCGCGGCACCGCGACACCGACCGGATCGTCGTCATCAAGCGCCTCGGCGCGGCCCACGGCGGCCctggggcggcgctgcgggaggCGCGCTTCCTCGAggaggcgtgcggcggcggcgccaaccCGTTTGTCGTCGGCTTCCACGGCGTCGTCCGCGCCCCGGGCACCCTGGACCTCTGCCTCGTCATGGACTGCGTGGGCCCCAGCCTCCACGACGTCCTCCGCCAGCTCCCCCGCAGGGCCCCCCCGCTGCCCGAGGCCACGGTCCGCGCCGCCATGTGGCAGCTGCTCACGGCCGCCAAGCAGATGCACGCCAGCCGCATCGTCCACCGCGACGTCAAGCCCCAGAACATCCTCGTCGGCGAGGGTCGCAGCGTCGTCAAGATCTGCGACTTCGGGCTCGCCATGTCCGCCGACGAGCGGCCGCCGTACCAGCCGGCCGGCACGCTGTGGTACATGGCGCCCGAGATGCTGCTGGAGAAGCCCGACTACGACACGCAAGTCGACATCTGGTCCCTTGGCTGCGTCATGGCGGAGTTGATCAGCAACGGGAGACCTCTGTTCCAGGGCTTCCACGGCCAAGGGCAGCTCAGCGCGATCTTCGAAGTGCTCGGCGCGCCCGACGACAGCACATGGCCGTGGTTCTCGTCCACGGCGTTCGCCACCGCGGTGATGCCGCAACTGGACGTGCAGCGGGAGAACCATCTGCGCGAGCTCTTCCCCGAGACGAAGCTGTCCAAGGAAGGATTCGAGGTCCTCAGCGGCCTCCTCACGTGCAACCCCGACAAGAGGCTCACGGCGGCTGCCGCGCTCGAGCACCCCTGGTTCGCCAAGATCGACGCGCTGGCGCTGCCAAACAAAGTGGTGGTGGTGTCGCGGTTGCCCAAAAGACGGAGGATACATCACATACATGCTGTCTGCGTGACATAG